The sequence TGCAAAGAATAATTGAGGATATACTGGGAGGAAGAATATGCAGGTCTCGATGAAGCTGGAGATCCGGGACACTCCCGGCCAGTTGGTTGCGGCCCTGATGCCGATCTCCGAGGCAGGGGGCAATATTAAGACAGTCATTCATGAGCATGATTTTTCATCTGACAAAGGATCCTTAGGTGTTGAGGTTGTCATAGAAATCCCGCCTGAACGACTGGAAGTGCTCTTAAAACTATTTCAGGATCGAGGCATCACAGTCATCAGGTTTGGCGAAGAGCGGATGCATTATCAGCAGTCTGTCATTCTTATCGGACATCTCATTCATACAAATCTCGGGGACACCGTGGATCGGATTGATAAGACCGGATTTGCTGAAGTAACCAGAATGAGCCTTGCAATGCCAGCTATTCATGAACGTAGTTCTGCAAAATGTACAATTAAGGCGCTTAGTCGTGAACATATGGACCAGGCAATCGGGATACTTCGTGATGTCGCAAGACAAAAGGAAATTCTGATGATTGAACCACTGGAGTTCTGAAATGACACTTCGTATCGCTCTTATCGGGACTGGTGCCGTTGGCAGGGGCATCCTTGAAGCATTATCCAGAAAAGATCTTGGTGTCATCCTGACCGGGGTTGCAGATTCACGATCCGGAGATATCTGTGAGGATGGTATTCCTCCTTTATCCCTCCTTAAGAGAAAAAAAGAAACCGGATTATGTGGAGATCCTTCGGTAAAGGCAGAAGATGTTGTCAAAACTGCTCCATATGATGTTCTTGTTGAAGTGTCACCAACTGATGCAGGAACAGGAGAGCCCGCAACATCATATATCCGGACCGCATTGTCCAGAGGTTGTCATGTGGTTACCTCGAACAAAGGTCCGATTGCTCTCTATTATCATGAGTTGAAGAAACAGGCTGATGATGCAGGAGTGTCACTTCGGTTTGAGGCAACAGTCGCCGGAGCTATTCCAATTCTTCACACCCTTCATGAATCTCTTGGGGGTAATGAGGTTCATGCTCTCTATGGTGTACTGAATGGCACCTGTAACTATATTTTGACGCGAATGGCAGAAGAAGGACTGTCATATAAGCAGGCTCTTGACGAGGCAAGAGCATTAGGGTATGCGGAGGCTGATCCCACCTATGATGTGAAAGGGATAGATGCCGCAATAAAATTAGTCATTCTCGCAAATACGGTCTGGAACCGAGATATAACGTTGAGTGATATCGACATCACCGGAATTGATCTTTTAACTGAAGAGGCGATTCGATTAGCAGAAGAGCAGGATGCAACGATTCGGCTCATAGGAGAGATTATTCCTGCAAAAAACCTGTATCGGCTCTCACCCAGGATAATTCAAAGACAACATCCGCTTGTCGTACATGGGTCTCTCAATGCAATTATTATCAGGACTGATTTAGCAGGAGATCTAGTTTTTTCAGGAAAAGGTGCCGGATCACTTGAAACAGCCAGTGCGGTTCTGGGGGATATCCTTTCAATTCGTGACAGGTATGCAGGGGGTAATTGAGCGTAGACGTTCGTATCTGCAGTTGATGCGAAAGATGACCTTACGAAAAGGCTCATTTACTGTCGATGATCTTGCACAGATCGCCGGCATTCCGAGAAGTACTGCCCGTGACTGGATTGCACGGCTTTTTGATGAAGGATGTCTGACAGTCATGAAGCAACCGCATGGTCGTGCTCCAAGTCGGTACGCAGCGACGAGTGTCATACCTCGGACTGCCTGCCGGAAGATCTTCACCGCTGTTGATGGAGAGATAGTGGAGGTTGTGCATGAATGTTTGTCAAGTGCCTGTGCAGCATTTTGTGCTCGTCATCATGCAACTGCCCACCCTGCTATCAAGGTCATTCGTGAAGGAACAATCCTTCGGGAATTTGTCAGGATGGGCAGGTATGATATTAATGTCGGACTCTGGCCAGAACCAGCAGTAGCAGTGACCGGCATATGGCAGGAGGGAGACGAGATTGTTCAGAGGATACGCTCTGTCGGAGGACCGGCATACTCGCTTACCGGGATGATGGGGCGGGCTGAGGGTGTCATCCGGGTTGATACAGTCAGGCATGAACATTCAACAGAAGGATGTATCAGGACTCAGGCATTGCAGCATATCATCATCGGGATAGATAACACAGACAGTCTTGAGGAGGGAGCTACATTTGCTCTTGCCATAGCTCTTTTGGACTATTTATCTGAGTTATCCGGTACATTTCCAATAGGACATCATATTGCCATGTTATGGCAGGATCTCCCCGAAAAAACTGCTGGGAATTCCTGTAGTGCAATTGAACTTGCAGTGGTCCCGGAAAAAGCAGATCTTATCCGCAGAGCTGCGGTTAGGTTTGTGGGTGATGAGAGTGTATCCGATTCCTGGGGAATTGCAATGAAAACTGGTTTTATCATTCCTAAGTCCTTGCATCAGTTTGGCATGAAAGCCAGGACAAGTCTGGTAACCTGTGCAGAGGCGCGTCAGTGTGCCCGGGAGTGTGACATCTACATCTATGGGGGAGCAGGGATAATCGGTTCTCTCGCTGCGATCGGGCTTGCACATGAGCCGGAAGATGTTATTAATACTCCTGCCTTTTAAGTCTGAATATCAGAGAAGTATTTCCCGGCATTCTTCCAAGAACTGAGTATGGAGAAACGTTTCACCATCATCGGATGTAGTACCTGTCTTGGTATTGCAGGCGCAATTCTTCTTATTGTAGCAGCACTCCTCTGCGGATGCACCAGTACTGAGCCGCAGCAGGCAGCAATTACACCGGTTCCAACAGGAGAAACAGCCACCTGTACCGGTGGTGCCCAGGATGGGGACATGATTGAGGTTGATTATATTGGAACCTTTGATAATGGAACCGAGTTTGACAGTTCATACAAGAGTGGACAGCCATTCAGCCTGATACTTGGTTCAGGAGGAGCAATTCCTGGATTTGACAAAGCACTTCATTGTATGGAAGTTGGTGAGACCAAGAAGTTCACCCTCTCTCCGGAAGATGCTTATGGTGAGTTTGATCCGGCAAAAATTGTATCAATGCCGATAGAATTCATTCCAGCAGGTGAAAATGCAACCATTGGTGACCGTGTTACCCTTTTTGACGGTGGCCAGCTCTTCCAGGCAACCATCCAGGATATGAATGTAACCAATGTCACCTTTGACCTGAACAGCCCGCTAGCAGGTAAAGCCCTGACATTTGAAGTCACGGTTAGAAACATTACTCCGCTGGCCCTTGAAGAAGGATCAAACGATACAGAAAAGAAAGAATAATTTAACACTCCCGGATTGCCATCCTGACAGATGAATATCCGGTATTGTTATCATTTTTGTCTTCAAAGACTGAATTGTCAGTATTTGTTACCACAGCTACGAAATAATTTTTCAACCCGATTAACTGAGGAATGTTAAACGTTTCATTTATTGTCTGTTCACTACCTGAAAGAAGGTTTTTTACAGATTCTTCTCCAAGAAAGATATCTTGCGGATCAACTTGTTTGTCTTCAGTCAGGTAGTATCTGACCTGGAATGAGTCAGCATCATACCCGCCGGAGTTCTCGAGAATGGTTGAGAATGAAAATTCTGTTCCTGGACATCCGGATTGTGGACCAGTTACTTCTTTCACACTGATGTCTGCATAGGGCGATAGAGAACTCTTCGTAGATTCAGGCTCTGGTATTTCTGAAACAATAGTGGAAGATTCTTCAGGTACACCGTCTGTTTCATCGGGGATTTCTGGTTCTGGTTCAGTGATTGTCTCACTTTCATTTATTTCAGGAAGGATTTCAGAAAGGGTTTCACCGTCTGAAACAGTTTTGTTTTCTTCATCTGTTCCATTTGACAAAGTCAGATCAGTGATATTTGGTAAAATGGTTGGTTCTGGAACAGGCGTGATGGAGGGCACTGTTTTAGAAGGAGATGTTGAGAGGGGATACAGATCGATATTATTTGGATTGAGAGAGTATGGGGCGTCAGATATCCCATCAAGAGTATAATCTTCGGCGGTTTTGGAAAACCCACCTTCACCGGATTCATCGAACCAGGCATTTCCTCCCACCATACTTCCGCCGATGATATTGGTACCGGCTTTGAGATCAGTATTCCATTTATTTCGTTGATCTTCGTTTACAACTGCATTATGTTTGTTTTTAAAGAGGTTATTGTATATCACGTTATCTTTGGATTGAAACACTCCAATCCCTATGGAATTTTGTTCAAAGATATTGTTGTACACCTGGTTCTGGTTCGACTGATCGAGTCGTGCTCCCATATTCACAATATCTTTGAATGTACAATCTGTAATAATTCCATTACTGACTTTGTACATCCAGATGCCTGCATCAACTCCCTCAACTTTGAGGTTTTTAATGACAACATCATTAATTGCTGTTCCGGCATCGACATATATTCCTGTGGTAAACCCGGAAGAATCTCCTCGAATTGTGTTTCCTCCACCATCAAATGTTACTCCTGAACTTTTTATATGGAAGATATTGACCTTTCTTCCTCCGTCGATATCCCGCTTTAATACATAATAACCAGGTGCTGTAATCTCTGTAGCAGAGTAAACAGGAATAGAGCCTTCTGGTCCGGTTAATGCCCCTGGAACAATAGACTGTGGGCCGATTATCCGGTTGTTATCAGTGTCCGGTTCAATAAAGTAGTTACTGGTGTCAAGGACTATCATCACCCGATATTCTCCTTTTTTCAGGTGTGAGGGCAATGACCAGCTCTTTGTATAGGTTCTGGTTTCACCAGCAGCAAGACGTGTATCAGTAATGTCACCGCCGATCTGAGTTCCTATCTCATCTTCTCTTCCTACACGCACAAGGTATGCTCGAAGTTTGAATCCTGGTGCTTCACGGTTTCCGGTATTTTGCACTGTTATTGTAACGACTAAACGTTCATCCGGAATGGTGCCGAGTGGAATCTCTCCCATCTCTGAGATGTCCATTTTGACTGAAGCATCGAGTATTGCAACATCAGGACCAGATTCAAGTTTTTCATCTGAAATATTTTCTGCATAAACTCCACTAATACCACACCAGCAGATGATACCAATAAAGAACATCGTGGAAAGGAAAATCCTTTCAATATGATATTTCTTCTGACAAATATCAGGTTCTCTTTTATATTTCATCACAATCCCCCACAACCGCTAAACCCACAACTAGCAGTAGCAGAGGTATTGATTCCTGTAAATAAAAAACGTAGTGATACGTGTACGAGGGTAATTTTAGAAGAATGCGATATTATGATTTAAACATACTGTTATAATGCGAGGAGAGTGATTTGAACACTCGGACCCCTTCGGGAACGGACCCTAAATCCGTCGCCTTTGACCTGGCTCGGCAATCCTCGCTCAAAAATAAAGAAGATCAGGCTGCTTCAGGAGATTTCTTTCCTTCAATCTCTGCGCGGACCTGAGTCTGAAGTTTCTCAAACTTTTCCTGAAGCATCTTCTCCTGTTTTTCTATTGATCTGATCCTGATCTCAAGGGTTTCTATCTTCTCAGATACTTTCGCAATGACTTCTGATTTTGGTTTCTGCATAACGACTGTTCCCACATTCATATATACAGCAGCAGAATCATCAGTATCGTTCAGTTCCTCTACGGCTTTTCGTGCTTCCTGCGCAACCAGTTCGTATTGACTCTTCTGCGAAAGTATGGTCTGCATCTGCTGTTGCATCTGCTGAAGCATATTGATCTGGTTCTGCACCTTTGGCGAAATATTCTGCATCCTTAACTCCTCCTACTCATTTGTCGTTCCCGCCTTTTTAGTTGTCTGTACCATCTCTTCTGCTATCTGAACCAATCGCAACCACGTGTTCAGTGCAGCCCGGAGCGCGATTAAATCCTGTGCCTGAATGTGAATTTCGAATGCAGTGTCTGATATCTTTGTGCATTCACCATACGATCTTCCCATCTCTTCAGTATCAGATTCCGGAATGAGTGATGCCGCAATGATTCCCGCATCTTTTGTTTGAAAGGTGAAGACGGCTTCATGCATCATGGAGTGTTCCGGGTACCAAAGAAAGTTTTATGCACCGTCTTTGTGGTCCGTCATAGATTAGGATCATGGAATCATCATCAATGGACTGGACCGGGCAGGAATTCTTCAGTGCTGATGCAAGTTCCTTGTCTGAGGTACGTATGCCCCGGAAAAGAACACCTTCTCTCACATCTGATTCATTAGATCTGACAATCCTGCATAATACTTGTTCGCTATTACCATAGACCGTCATCAGGATTTCTGAGTTTTGCTGCTCAAATACAATGAAAAGATCATGGTCTGTTGCGATTTCGCGAAGTCCATGTTTTCCCCGTGCAAGATATCTGGCTCCGGTAGCAAAAGCGAGATCCTTTGCTATAGCTCTGATAACAGGTGTAGAACGACGGGAAGTAGTGACCAGTGTCATCTGGC comes from Methanospirillum hungatei and encodes:
- a CDS encoding NosD domain-containing protein, whose amino-acid sequence is MKYKREPDICQKKYHIERIFLSTMFFIGIICWCGISGVYAENISDEKLESGPDVAILDASVKMDISEMGEIPLGTIPDERLVVTITVQNTGNREAPGFKLRAYLVRVGREDEIGTQIGGDITDTRLAAGETRTYTKSWSLPSHLKKGEYRVMIVLDTSNYFIEPDTDNNRIIGPQSIVPGALTGPEGSIPVYSATEITAPGYYVLKRDIDGGRKVNIFHIKSSGVTFDGGGNTIRGDSSGFTTGIYVDAGTAINDVVIKNLKVEGVDAGIWMYKVSNGIITDCTFKDIVNMGARLDQSNQNQVYNNIFEQNSIGIGVFQSKDNVIYNNLFKNKHNAVVNEDQRNKWNTDLKAGTNIIGGSMVGGNAWFDESGEGGFSKTAEDYTLDGISDAPYSLNPNNIDLYPLSTSPSKTVPSITPVPEPTILPNITDLTLSNGTDEENKTVSDGETLSEILPEINESETITEPEPEIPDETDGVPEESSTIVSEIPEPESTKSSLSPYADISVKEVTGPQSGCPGTEFSFSTILENSGGYDADSFQVRYYLTEDKQVDPQDIFLGEESVKNLLSGSEQTINETFNIPQLIGLKNYFVAVVTNTDNSVFEDKNDNNTGYSSVRMAIREC
- a CDS encoding homoserine dehydrogenase, with amino-acid sequence MTLRIALIGTGAVGRGILEALSRKDLGVILTGVADSRSGDICEDGIPPLSLLKRKKETGLCGDPSVKAEDVVKTAPYDVLVEVSPTDAGTGEPATSYIRTALSRGCHVVTSNKGPIALYYHELKKQADDAGVSLRFEATVAGAIPILHTLHESLGGNEVHALYGVLNGTCNYILTRMAEEGLSYKQALDEARALGYAEADPTYDVKGIDAAIKLVILANTVWNRDITLSDIDITGIDLLTEEAIRLAEEQDATIRLIGEIIPAKNLYRLSPRIIQRQHPLVVHGSLNAIIIRTDLAGDLVFSGKGAGSLETASAVLGDILSIRDRYAGGN
- a CDS encoding prefoldin subunit beta, giving the protein MQNISPKVQNQINMLQQMQQQMQTILSQKSQYELVAQEARKAVEELNDTDDSAAVYMNVGTVVMQKPKSEVIAKVSEKIETLEIRIRSIEKQEKMLQEKFEKLQTQVRAEIEGKKSPEAA
- a CDS encoding amino acid-binding protein, with amino-acid sequence MQVSMKLEIRDTPGQLVAALMPISEAGGNIKTVIHEHDFSSDKGSLGVEVVIEIPPERLEVLLKLFQDRGITVIRFGEERMHYQQSVILIGHLIHTNLGDTVDRIDKTGFAEVTRMSLAMPAIHERSSAKCTIKALSREHMDQAIGILRDVARQKEILMIEPLEF
- a CDS encoding KEOPS complex subunit Pcc1 — its product is MMHEAVFTFQTKDAGIIAASLIPESDTEEMGRSYGECTKISDTAFEIHIQAQDLIALRAALNTWLRLVQIAEEMVQTTKKAGTTNE
- a CDS encoding sugar-specific transcriptional regulator TrmB, whose translation is MQGVIERRRSYLQLMRKMTLRKGSFTVDDLAQIAGIPRSTARDWIARLFDEGCLTVMKQPHGRAPSRYAATSVIPRTACRKIFTAVDGEIVEVVHECLSSACAAFCARHHATAHPAIKVIREGTILREFVRMGRYDINVGLWPEPAVAVTGIWQEGDEIVQRIRSVGGPAYSLTGMMGRAEGVIRVDTVRHEHSTEGCIRTQALQHIIIGIDNTDSLEEGATFALAIALLDYLSELSGTFPIGHHIAMLWQDLPEKTAGNSCSAIELAVVPEKADLIRRAAVRFVGDESVSDSWGIAMKTGFIIPKSLHQFGMKARTSLVTCAEARQCARECDIYIYGGAGIIGSLAAIGLAHEPEDVINTPAF
- a CDS encoding FKBP-type peptidyl-prolyl cis-trans isomerase → MEKRFTIIGCSTCLGIAGAILLIVAALLCGCTSTEPQQAAITPVPTGETATCTGGAQDGDMIEVDYIGTFDNGTEFDSSYKSGQPFSLILGSGGAIPGFDKALHCMEVGETKKFTLSPEDAYGEFDPAKIVSMPIEFIPAGENATIGDRVTLFDGGQLFQATIQDMNVTNVTFDLNSPLAGKALTFEVTVRNITPLALEEGSNDTEKKE